The following are from one region of the Salmo trutta chromosome 20, fSalTru1.1, whole genome shotgun sequence genome:
- the LOC115155364 gene encoding ropporin-1-like, translating into MSRPNSSGSECSRTGMSVHIPQELPDFLLQFTKDAIRAQPEDIIEYSTAYFTAMVKGQPFSVKPNPEAKLELTNEILGILHSQLSERGTVRKLEIGLIWKSLNMPENTFNHILSMGKFGEEIEWNKFLASCCSYLGKSVKGALTQACYIMNCDSNCKPPDACVSFETFRFLYTYLAVGNENISQSQIDRVLRYLQKRAISNNGVVKVSDFINNRKLRLDPTN; encoded by the exons ATGTCTAGGCCTAATTCAAGTGGAAGTGAATGCAGTCGCACTGGAATGAGTGTTCATATTCCACAAGAGTTGCCAGACTTTTTGCTGCAGTTCACCAAAGATGCCATCAGAGCTCAGCCAGAGGATATTATTGAGTATTCCACTGC GTACTTCACAGCTATGGTGAAAGGACAGCCTTTTTCAGTGAAACCAAATCCTGAAGCCAAACTGGAACTGACAAATGAGATATTGGGAATTCTACATTCCCAG TTATCTGAAAGGGGGACTGTTAGAAAGTTGGAGATTGGGCTCATATGGAAAAGTTTGAATATGCCAGAGAATACCTTTAACCACATCCTTTCAATGGGAAAGTTTGGTGAAGAAATTGAATGGAATAAATTCCTTGCTTCATGCTGCAGTTATCTTGGAAAG AGTGTGAAAGGTGCCTTGACTCAGGCCTGCTACATAATGAACTGCGATTCCAACTGTAAGCCTCCAGATGCATGTGTGTCCTTTGAAACCTTCCGGTTTCTCTACACCTACCTGGCAGTTGGGAATGAGAACATCTCACAGTCGCAGATTGACAGAGTTCTCAGATATCTGCAAAAGAGAGC GATCTCGAACAATGGTGTGGTAAAAGTATCAGACTTCATCAACAATCGCAAATTGCGTCTGGATCCAACTAACTGA